Proteins from a single region of Bacteroidota bacterium:
- a CDS encoding IS1182 family transposase, with amino-acid sequence MQGHKKFNPQLFYELSLDGLVPQDNFYRKVNRELEFGFLYSETKKYYGTEGQQSIDPVVFFKILLVGYLNNINSDRALLRYCSNCLDVRLFLGYDLNEELPWHSTISRTRQLLGEEVFLELFRKILSKCVEKGMVRGKRQAVDSAYIKANASMDSLVEKLVVSEVESEVLEDASAFVKELEENSEFKVTTERKKLVERHHKWKEEAYKGMPGNTKSERKDEDGEEIRPKFLSNHTHYSPTDPDAKISVKPGKARQLNYAGQLAVDDAHHVITGACASTAGSKDSAIFSEVMDQTIENFEQNHLQLDEVLADAGYSSGEALQYLEENNINAYIPNFGQYKAEREGFIYNKEQNQYECIKTGGNKAILTFKGIKTDSKGYQKKVYRSSESSCGKCPLREACCGKVSKFKKIDDSIHKPLYDKMHAKLNKDKNYTRFLTKRRSSTVEPVLGTLINFMGMKKVYARGMKAANKHVLMAALAYNLKKLLKFVPKKVRSNAQELAVPQGIFGFIENTLLQIEISLFSATQKHSYFSPLLN; translated from the coding sequence ATGCAGGGACATAAAAAATTCAATCCGCAACTCTTTTACGAACTCAGCTTAGACGGCTTGGTTCCTCAAGACAATTTCTACCGCAAAGTAAACCGTGAATTAGAGTTTGGATTTTTATATTCCGAAACCAAAAAATACTATGGTACAGAAGGTCAGCAGAGCATTGATCCGGTAGTTTTCTTTAAGATATTATTAGTTGGCTATTTGAACAATATCAACAGCGACAGGGCTTTGCTTCGCTATTGCAGCAACTGCTTAGATGTGCGATTGTTTTTAGGTTACGACTTGAATGAAGAGTTGCCTTGGCATTCCACTATATCAAGAACAAGACAGCTATTGGGCGAAGAAGTATTTCTGGAATTGTTTCGTAAAATACTTTCAAAATGTGTAGAAAAAGGGATGGTACGCGGCAAACGCCAAGCAGTGGACAGCGCCTACATTAAAGCCAATGCCAGTATGGATAGTTTGGTAGAAAAGCTTGTGGTGAGCGAAGTCGAATCAGAAGTATTGGAAGATGCCTCCGCCTTTGTAAAGGAACTGGAAGAAAACAGTGAGTTTAAGGTAACAACAGAAAGGAAAAAGTTGGTAGAGCGGCATCACAAATGGAAAGAAGAAGCCTACAAAGGCATGCCCGGCAACACCAAGAGCGAGCGCAAAGATGAAGACGGGGAAGAAATACGCCCTAAATTCCTTTCCAACCACACGCATTATTCACCCACCGACCCGGATGCGAAAATCAGTGTAAAACCGGGCAAAGCCAGGCAACTGAATTACGCAGGACAATTAGCCGTTGATGATGCCCACCATGTGATTACAGGCGCTTGTGCCAGCACTGCAGGGAGTAAAGACAGTGCAATTTTTTCAGAAGTAATGGACCAAACCATAGAGAACTTTGAACAAAATCATTTGCAGTTAGATGAAGTTTTGGCTGATGCCGGTTACAGCAGTGGTGAAGCATTGCAGTATTTAGAAGAAAACAATATCAATGCCTACATCCCAAACTTTGGTCAGTACAAAGCAGAACGAGAAGGATTTATTTACAACAAAGAACAGAACCAATATGAATGTATTAAAACAGGCGGCAACAAAGCCATACTCACCTTCAAAGGCATTAAAACCGATAGCAAAGGATATCAAAAGAAAGTATATCGCAGCAGCGAAAGTAGTTGTGGGAAATGTCCTTTGCGGGAAGCTTGTTGTGGCAAGGTAAGTAAGTTCAAGAAAATCGATGACAGCATTCATAAACCGCTCTACGACAAGATGCATGCAAAGCTGAACAAAGACAAAAACTACACCCGTTTTCTCACCAAACGCAGAAGTAGCACGGTAGAACCCGTTTTAGGCACACTCATCAACTTTATGGGCATGAAAAAAGTATATGCACGGGGCATGAAAGCAGCCAATAAACATGTATTGATGGCAGCTTTAGCCTACAACCTGAAAAAACTATTGAAATTTGTGCCTAAAAAAGTCCGGAGCAATGCCCAAGAATTAGCAGTTCCGCAAGGAATATTCGGGTTTATTGAAAACACGCTGCTCCAAATTGAAATAAGTCTTTTTAGCGCCACCCAAAAACACAGCTATTTTTCTCCGCTCCTCAACTAA